In Sulfitobacter sp. W027, a single window of DNA contains:
- the fliQ gene encoding flagellar biosynthesis protein FliQ, producing MTETQTYDIISATVWAVLLASGPVLGVALAIGLVIAFFQALTQIQEMTLTFVPKIVMIFVTLLAATPFMYATLKNLSDTVFDLVQNGGL from the coding sequence ATGACCGAAACCCAGACCTATGACATCATCTCTGCAACCGTCTGGGCCGTGCTTTTGGCTTCGGGTCCGGTGCTGGGGGTGGCGCTGGCGATTGGTCTGGTGATCGCGTTTTTCCAAGCATTGACGCAAATTCAGGAAATGACGCTGACCTTCGTGCCCAAGATCGTGATGATCTTTGTCACCCTGCTGGCCGCGACGCCGTTCATGTATGCCACGCTGAAGAACCTGTCAGATACGGTCTTTGACCTCGTGCAGAACGGTGGGCTGTGA
- a CDS encoding flagellar motor switch protein produces the protein MMPALIDILIIVLLVGTLVYAFILDRRVRALMATLKEMEPMVGAFSTAVDQSARSVEDLRDLSTKVQRAEPPVQRDTPQPRQAAAEPAPAGQSPAQMRAARLKGRSQVRGQAAVQGKSELVRTFFDITKERKE, from the coding sequence ATGATGCCGGCCTTGATTGATATCCTCATCATCGTGCTGCTGGTTGGCACGCTGGTCTATGCTTTTATCCTTGATCGCCGGGTCCGCGCCTTGATGGCGACCCTGAAAGAGATGGAGCCGATGGTTGGCGCCTTTTCCACTGCCGTCGATCAATCGGCCCGGTCGGTCGAAGACCTGCGCGACCTCAGCACCAAGGTTCAACGTGCCGAGCCGCCTGTGCAGCGTGACACCCCACAGCCCCGCCAAGCCGCGGCTGAGCCTGCCCCGGCAGGCCAAAGCCCGGCACAGATGCGTGCCGCGCGCCTGAAGGGGCGTTCCCAAGTGCGCGGGCAGGCGGCAGTTCAGGGCAAATCCGAATTGGTCCGCACCTTTTTCGACATCACCAAGGAGCGTAAGGAATGA
- the flhA gene encoding flagellar biosynthesis protein FlhA — MSTKPNSIMPQWRMFGANKDVSFAVGMSLVLAVLFLPLPPILLDFGLALSLSLSVLIFMVALWIPSPLQFNSFPTLLLVTTMLRLSLNVASTRLILSEGHAGLHAAGDVIQGFSKFIVAGNFVIGVVIFAILVIINFVVITKGSTRIAEVAARFSLDAMPGKQMAIDADMGAGLIDEDEARRRRKELEDESAFFGAMDGASKFVRGDAVAGLIITLINVIGGILIGVVQRGMGVGDAFNVFTSLTIGDGLVSQIPALVVSLAAGLIVTKGGTRGAANEAVFDQLSNFPKALYMAAMLLFGIGLLPGFPLLVFALLAAAMVGLGVVIQRGAAEAAEAKAQADAEAQKKQDMPEVDSNPMHLDELRLVLGEGLVALANRPDAVLPSKIKSLRKHFAEEFGFPMPSVRIKDDVSLPINSYSFQIHGVDVAKGDIRANQMMVINPEGAPLQLPGEATREPTFGLDALWVDSKVADQAEAQGYTVVDPESVITTHLTEVVKENMSELLTYGSAKEAIEGLDRNYQKLVNDLPVPSPAILVQQVLQELLLERVSIRNLPLIVEAMAEATRQTSKPALVLENVRRRLSSQICQGLSDGQGFVPVITLSPSWEAEFIDAVKMVGDDRTFVMSPKRVQEFVLQARQQIQRFASEDSWPALMVNPEARSYVRSMLERVSPMTPVISNAEIHRKVSLRTVATIGG; from the coding sequence ATGAGCACGAAACCGAACTCCATAATGCCGCAATGGCGCATGTTTGGCGCAAATAAAGACGTCAGCTTTGCCGTTGGCATGTCGCTAGTACTGGCGGTCCTGTTCCTGCCGCTGCCGCCGATCTTGCTGGACTTCGGGTTGGCGCTGTCACTGTCGCTCTCTGTGCTGATCTTTATGGTGGCGCTCTGGATCCCTTCACCCTTGCAGTTCAACTCTTTCCCGACGCTGCTGCTGGTCACCACCATGTTGCGCCTGTCGCTTAACGTGGCCTCAACCCGGCTGATCCTCAGCGAAGGCCATGCCGGTCTGCACGCCGCGGGCGATGTGATCCAGGGCTTCTCCAAGTTCATCGTGGCGGGCAATTTCGTCATCGGTGTGGTGATCTTTGCCATCCTCGTCATCATCAACTTCGTCGTGATTACAAAGGGGTCGACCCGTATCGCCGAAGTCGCCGCCCGCTTCTCGCTGGATGCGATGCCGGGCAAGCAGATGGCGATCGATGCCGATATGGGCGCAGGGCTGATCGACGAAGACGAGGCCCGTCGCCGCCGCAAGGAACTGGAAGACGAAAGCGCGTTTTTCGGGGCGATGGACGGTGCTTCGAAATTTGTGCGCGGCGATGCGGTAGCGGGGCTGATTATCACGCTGATCAACGTCATCGGTGGCATTCTGATCGGTGTCGTGCAGCGCGGCATGGGCGTGGGCGATGCCTTTAACGTCTTCACCTCGCTGACCATCGGGGACGGGCTGGTCAGCCAGATCCCGGCGCTGGTGGTGTCGCTGGCTGCGGGTCTGATCGTGACCAAGGGCGGCACGCGTGGCGCGGCAAACGAGGCGGTCTTTGACCAGCTGTCGAACTTCCCCAAGGCGCTCTATATGGCAGCGATGCTGTTGTTCGGTATCGGCCTTCTGCCGGGCTTTCCGCTGCTGGTCTTTGCCTTGCTGGCCGCTGCCATGGTGGGCTTGGGCGTGGTGATCCAACGCGGCGCGGCGGAGGCGGCAGAGGCCAAGGCACAGGCTGATGCAGAGGCCCAGAAAAAGCAGGACATGCCGGAGGTCGACAGCAACCCCATGCACCTCGACGAGTTGCGGCTGGTGCTGGGTGAAGGGCTGGTGGCGCTGGCCAACCGTCCCGACGCGGTGTTGCCGAGCAAGATCAAATCCCTGCGCAAACATTTCGCCGAAGAGTTCGGTTTCCCCATGCCCTCGGTGCGGATCAAGGACGATGTAAGCCTGCCGATCAACAGCTACTCCTTCCAGATCCACGGCGTTGATGTGGCCAAGGGCGACATCCGCGCCAATCAGATGATGGTGATCAACCCCGAAGGCGCGCCGCTGCAACTGCCGGGTGAGGCCACGCGCGAGCCGACGTTCGGGCTCGATGCGCTTTGGGTCGACAGCAAGGTCGCCGATCAGGCCGAGGCCCAGGGCTATACGGTGGTGGACCCCGAAAGTGTCATCACCACGCATCTGACCGAAGTGGTGAAAGAAAACATGTCCGAACTGCTCACCTACGGCTCGGCGAAAGAGGCGATTGAGGGGCTGGACCGGAATTACCAAAAACTGGTCAACGATCTGCCCGTCCCCTCCCCCGCCATTCTGGTGCAGCAGGTCTTGCAGGAACTGCTGCTTGAGCGCGTCTCGATCCGCAACCTGCCGCTGATCGTCGAGGCGATGGCCGAAGCCACGCGCCAAACCTCCAAACCCGCGCTGGTGCTGGAAAACGTGCGCCGCCGTCTGTCGAGCCAGATTTGCCAAGGGCTGTCCGATGGGCAGGGCTTCGTGCCGGTTATCACCCTGTCGCCCTCATGGGAGGCCGAGTTCATCGACGCGGTCAAAATGGTCGGCGATGATCGGACATTCGTCATGTCGCCTAAACGGGTGCAGGAGTTCGTCTTGCAGGCCCGCCAGCAGATCCAGCGCTTCGCCTCTGAAGACAGCTGGCCCGCGCTGATGGTGAACCCCGAGGCGCGGTCCTATGTGCGCTCCATGTTAGAGCGGGTCAGCCCGATGACGCCGGTCATTTCCAACGCCGAAATCCACCGCAAGGTGTCACTGCGGACCGTCGCCACCATCGGGGGCTAG
- a CDS encoding FliI/YscN family ATPase produces MQTLFSELTSFAREAGEAEITGEVRAITGITLTAVGLERVLGIGERCIVHGSDGPVHAEVVGLGTHGTELLPFGSWRGVAAGDRVEVAVGRDVIRPDESWKGRVISASAAPLDGKGHLPEGNQPRPLRAAPPGAFDRKRIGPKLATHVRALDVFTPLCQGQRLGIFAGSGVGKSTLMAMLARYTECDVVVMALVGERGREVQDFISTDLGPEGMEKAVLVVATGDEPPLTRRQAAWTAMAVAEHFRDQGQHVLLLMDSVTRFAMAQREIGLASREPPTAKGYPPTVFSELPQMLERAGPGPVGKGDITAIFTVLVDGDDMNDPIADAVRGITDGHIVLDRKIAEKGRYPAIDLLASVSRTLPDCHSDVEYTLLTAAHKALAAHADMEELIRIGAYRSGSNPELDRAIAFAGPCETFLSQRKAEHTPPQSSFAEVAGMLDRAGISPG; encoded by the coding sequence ATGCAGACACTCTTTTCCGAGCTGACCAGCTTTGCCCGCGAGGCGGGCGAGGCCGAGATCACCGGCGAAGTGCGCGCGATCACCGGCATTACCCTGACCGCCGTGGGGCTGGAGCGGGTCTTGGGCATCGGCGAGCGCTGCATCGTGCATGGCTCTGACGGGCCGGTCCATGCGGAGGTCGTGGGCCTTGGCACCCATGGCACCGAATTGCTCCCCTTCGGCTCGTGGCGCGGGGTGGCGGCGGGCGACCGGGTGGAGGTCGCGGTTGGCCGCGATGTGATCCGCCCGGACGAAAGCTGGAAGGGCCGTGTCATCAGCGCCTCTGCTGCACCACTTGATGGAAAGGGGCATCTGCCCGAGGGCAACCAACCCCGCCCGCTGCGCGCCGCGCCGCCGGGAGCCTTTGACCGCAAACGCATCGGCCCGAAACTGGCGACCCATGTACGCGCGCTGGATGTCTTCACTCCGCTTTGCCAAGGTCAGCGCTTGGGCATTTTCGCAGGCTCCGGCGTTGGTAAATCAACGCTGATGGCCATGCTGGCACGCTATACGGAGTGTGACGTGGTGGTTATGGCGCTGGTTGGTGAACGGGGCCGTGAGGTGCAGGATTTTATCTCAACCGACCTCGGCCCCGAGGGGATGGAAAAGGCCGTGCTGGTCGTGGCCACCGGGGATGAGCCGCCGCTCACCCGCCGCCAAGCCGCTTGGACCGCTATGGCCGTGGCCGAGCATTTCCGCGATCAGGGCCAGCACGTGTTGCTCTTGATGGACAGCGTCACCCGTTTTGCCATGGCGCAGCGCGAAATCGGCCTCGCCTCGCGCGAACCACCCACCGCCAAGGGCTACCCGCCGACGGTGTTTTCAGAGCTTCCGCAGATGCTCGAACGGGCCGGGCCGGGGCCGGTGGGCAAGGGCGATATCACCGCGATCTTCACCGTTTTGGTGGATGGTGATGATATGAATGACCCCATCGCCGACGCCGTGCGCGGCATCACCGACGGGCATATCGTGTTGGATCGCAAGATTGCCGAAAAGGGCCGTTATCCAGCGATTGACCTGCTGGCGAGCGTTTCGCGAACGTTGCCGGATTGTCACAGTGATGTGGAGTATACGCTGCTTACCGCCGCTCATAAGGCGCTTGCGGCCCATGCCGATATGGAGGAATTGATCCGCATTGGCGCTTACCGCAGCGGCAGCAACCCTGAATTGGACCGCGCCATTGCCTTTGCCGGGCCGTGCGAGACGTTCCTCAGCCAGCGCAAGGCCGAGCACACCCCGCCGCAATCCTCGTTCGCCGAGGTGGCAGGGATGCTCGACCGGGCCGGGATCAGCCCCGGCTAG
- the flgB gene encoding flagellar basal body rod protein FlgB: MNLSNLSILGLASDRMQWLSARQKVVSENVANASTPNFKARDVSSFESMLSGELSRDNGLVTTHDKHFTGVAHGTPGVREVTDRSAIGTTLDGNTVNLEEQAVKAAEIGDHYRLAAQLYRKSYDLLTMAVTGNR, from the coding sequence ATGAACTTGTCTAATCTTTCTATTCTTGGACTCGCTTCGGACCGGATGCAGTGGCTTTCGGCCCGGCAAAAGGTCGTGTCTGAAAACGTCGCCAATGCGTCGACACCGAACTTCAAGGCGCGGGATGTATCGTCCTTTGAATCGATGCTGAGCGGAGAGCTGTCGCGCGATAACGGGCTGGTGACGACCCATGACAAACATTTCACCGGTGTCGCCCACGGTACGCCCGGCGTGCGCGAGGTAACGGATCGCAGCGCCATTGGCACCACGCTGGATGGCAATACCGTGAACCTCGAAGAACAGGCCGTGAAGGCCGCCGAGATCGGCGACCATTACAGGTTGGCAGCGCAGCTTTACCGCAAAAGCTATGACTTGCTGACCATGGCCGTCACCGGGAACAGGTAA
- the flgC gene encoding flagellar basal body rod protein FlgC has translation MDPLQSIAKIAASGMTAQTARLRVISENVANADSTGTTPGADPFRRKTISFSELLDRNGGGSLVEVDRIGRDQSPFRRDYDPAHPAADETGYVKRPNVDPIIEMANMREASRNYEANMNMFESGRRMRSQMLDLLK, from the coding sequence ATGGATCCGCTTCAGTCTATCGCCAAAATCGCCGCCAGCGGGATGACCGCGCAGACCGCGCGTTTGCGGGTGATCTCGGAAAACGTGGCCAATGCCGATTCAACGGGCACCACACCCGGCGCCGACCCTTTTCGGCGCAAGACCATCAGCTTTTCCGAACTGCTTGACCGGAACGGCGGCGGGTCATTGGTTGAGGTTGACCGCATTGGTCGCGATCAATCGCCCTTCCGGCGCGACTATGACCCGGCGCATCCAGCAGCGGATGAGACCGGCTATGTCAAACGGCCCAATGTCGATCCCATCATTGAGATGGCCAACATGCGCGAGGCGTCACGGAACTATGAGGCAAACATGAACATGTTCGAATCCGGCCGCCGGATGCGCAGCCAGATGCTCGACCTGCTGAAGTGA
- a CDS encoding lytic murein transglycosylase, giving the protein MRHSRRTFAFGLAALGLTSACSTGGGALGPAAAAGVPDDLRPVPNAGYDAWVAAFKGRASAQGISASTLAQGFRGAGYLPGVVKRDRNQTEFSRSLEDYLAIAASDERVSKGRAAFARHRSTLSAIENRYGVAAEIVAAVWGLESFFGERRGNVPVVSATSTLAFDGRRGAFFEKQLIAALKILQNGDITADRMTGSWAGAMGHTQFIPTSYQAFAVDFTGDGRRDIWSEDPSDALASTAAYLSRNGWTRGVKWGGEVGSMPASAGSVIQPQAGGPQFVVTSNFRALKRYNNSDSYAIGVGHLADRIAGGGPLRGSFPPDANGLTKDDRMALQQRLTARGFDTDGTDGVIGPNSRKAISAYQASVGLPATGEPSVELLRRLQ; this is encoded by the coding sequence ATGAGACATTCACGCAGAACATTCGCATTTGGCCTCGCCGCTCTGGGGCTGACCTCGGCTTGCTCTACGGGGGGCGGCGCACTTGGCCCCGCAGCGGCGGCTGGGGTGCCGGACGATCTGCGCCCGGTGCCCAATGCAGGCTATGACGCTTGGGTCGCGGCGTTTAAGGGCCGTGCCTCGGCGCAGGGGATCTCGGCCAGCACCTTAGCCCAAGGGTTCCGCGGCGCGGGCTATCTGCCCGGCGTCGTGAAACGGGACCGCAACCAGACGGAATTCAGCCGCAGCTTGGAAGATTACCTCGCCATCGCTGCTTCGGATGAACGTGTATCAAAGGGGCGCGCGGCCTTCGCGCGGCACCGCAGCACGCTGAGCGCGATTGAGAACCGCTACGGCGTCGCGGCAGAGATCGTCGCGGCGGTTTGGGGGCTGGAGAGCTTCTTTGGCGAACGGCGCGGCAATGTGCCTGTCGTCTCGGCCACTTCGACGCTGGCCTTTGACGGGCGGCGCGGGGCGTTTTTTGAGAAACAGTTGATCGCGGCCCTGAAAATTCTGCAAAATGGCGATATCACTGCCGATCGCATGACCGGGTCTTGGGCCGGGGCCATGGGGCATACGCAGTTTATTCCCACCTCCTATCAAGCCTTTGCGGTGGATTTCACCGGCGACGGGCGGCGCGACATCTGGTCGGAAGACCCCAGCGATGCGCTGGCCTCGACCGCCGCCTATCTGTCGCGCAACGGCTGGACGCGCGGCGTGAAATGGGGCGGCGAAGTGGGCAGCATGCCCGCCAGCGCCGGGTCCGTGATCCAGCCGCAGGCAGGTGGGCCGCAGTTTGTGGTGACCAGCAATTTCCGGGCGCTGAAACGCTACAACAACTCCGACAGCTATGCCATCGGCGTGGGCCATCTGGCCGACCGCATCGCCGGGGGCGGGCCGCTGCGCGGCAGCTTCCCACCCGACGCCAACGGGCTGACCAAAGACGATCGGATGGCGCTGCAACAGCGGCTGACGGCGCGGGGGTTCGATACCGACGGCACCGACGGGGTGATCGGGCCAAACAGCCGCAAGGCGATCAGCGCTTATCAAGCCAGCGTGGGCCTGCCTGCGACGGGAGAGCCTTCGGTCGAGCTGCTGCGCCGCCTGCAATAG
- a CDS encoding flagellar biosynthetic protein FliR translates to MDLSALLTDALMGYFVVFARIGSALLFMPGFAETSVPTRHRLFFGLILSAALYPVTGLGPVAEDRPGALLLIFGSEITVGLWIGLVARTLLSALQFAGYQMALMSGLANALAPNIGAFEGATSMAAMLLIGATALIFVTDLHHLIIESLLMSYQVFIPGTFMLADLTDQFARATQVSLYLGLSIAAPFYVAGLVLNVGMGLANRMMASLQVFFIAQPLLIAAGLALMVLAVPTMMRGFLEPFAEWLTTYGF, encoded by the coding sequence ATGGACCTGTCCGCCCTCCTGACCGACGCGCTGATGGGATACTTCGTCGTCTTTGCCCGCATCGGGAGCGCGCTTTTGTTCATGCCGGGCTTTGCTGAGACCTCTGTCCCAACGCGGCATCGGTTGTTCTTTGGTCTGATCCTGAGTGCTGCGCTTTATCCGGTTACGGGCCTTGGCCCGGTGGCCGAAGATCGCCCCGGTGCTCTGTTGTTGATCTTTGGCTCGGAAATCACCGTGGGACTGTGGATCGGGCTGGTGGCGCGCACGCTGCTCTCGGCGCTGCAATTCGCGGGCTATCAGATGGCCCTGATGTCGGGGCTGGCCAATGCCTTGGCACCGAACATTGGGGCCTTTGAGGGGGCAACAAGCATGGCCGCGATGCTGCTGATCGGGGCGACGGCGCTGATCTTTGTCACCGACCTGCACCACCTGATCATCGAGTCGTTGCTGATGTCCTATCAGGTTTTTATCCCCGGCACTTTCATGCTGGCCGATCTGACCGATCAGTTTGCCCGCGCCACGCAGGTCAGCCTCTACCTCGGCCTGTCGATCGCCGCGCCCTTCTATGTGGCGGGGCTGGTGCTCAACGTCGGCATGGGTCTGGCGAACCGTATGATGGCGAGCCTTCAGGTCTTCTTTATCGCCCAGCCCTTGCTGATCGCCGCCGGGTTGGCCTTGATGGTGCTGGCGGTTCCGACCATGATGCGGGGGTTTTTGGAGCCATTCGCGGAATGGCTCACCACCTACGGGTTCTAG
- a CDS encoding MotE family protein, with protein sequence MSRISLPKIALFGLGVAGVLKLTVEFMPMMAIAETPGDTPPVPIELAAAPAPPSYDASAPGESGMCEPSHLIAEAIAEERALLKDQRDTIADREAKLALAEQSLKAEQTRLASLRDEIGAQLKVIEEANNQDMTKLVELYRNMKPQVAAGIMDEIDVETAVQVIGAMPERDAAQIMGSFSLVRARLITKILLERSKLPADRNLEGLRLR encoded by the coding sequence ATGAGCCGTATCTCCCTGCCGAAGATCGCGCTGTTTGGCCTTGGCGTCGCTGGCGTGCTCAAGCTCACGGTTGAGTTCATGCCAATGATGGCCATCGCCGAGACGCCCGGCGACACCCCTCCGGTTCCGATTGAGCTGGCCGCCGCACCCGCGCCGCCCAGCTATGACGCCAGCGCCCCGGGCGAAAGCGGCATGTGCGAGCCGAGCCATCTGATCGCCGAGGCCATCGCCGAAGAGCGTGCGCTGTTGAAAGACCAACGCGATACGATTGCCGACCGTGAAGCCAAGCTCGCACTCGCCGAACAGAGCCTCAAGGCCGAGCAGACCCGGCTGGCCAGTCTGCGCGACGAGATCGGCGCGCAGCTTAAGGTGATCGAAGAGGCCAACAATCAGGACATGACCAAACTGGTTGAGCTTTACCGCAACATGAAGCCACAGGTGGCGGCGGGCATCATGGATGAAATCGACGTGGAAACCGCCGTGCAGGTGATCGGTGCCATGCCTGAACGCGATGCCGCGCAGATCATGGGCTCGTTCAGCCTTGTCCGCGCACGTTTGATCACCAAAATCCTGCTGGAACGCTCCAAACTCCCCGCCGACCGCAACCTCGAAGGGCTGCGCCTACGTTAA
- a CDS encoding CreA family protein — MNKIFARAAALSACLFATAAPAEQVGNVDVDWLGNDIIIEAVADPKVKGVTCHLAYFERGLIDRLQKGNWFEDPSNSSISCRQTGPIEVGDIEMDDEGENVFSERRSIIFKTLRVKRIFDKENNTLIYISHSQQVQDGSAKMSMSTVPLFQPGQ, encoded by the coding sequence ATGAACAAGATATTTGCGCGCGCCGCCGCCCTTTCCGCCTGCCTTTTTGCCACTGCCGCCCCTGCCGAACAGGTGGGGAATGTCGACGTGGACTGGCTGGGCAATGACATTATCATCGAAGCCGTGGCCGACCCTAAGGTCAAGGGCGTGACCTGCCATCTGGCCTATTTCGAGCGCGGGCTGATCGATCGGCTGCAAAAGGGCAACTGGTTTGAAGACCCGTCGAACTCCTCCATCTCTTGCCGTCAGACCGGCCCGATTGAAGTGGGTGATATCGAAATGGACGATGAGGGCGAGAATGTCTTTAGCGAACGGCGCTCAATCATCTTCAAAACGCTGCGGGTAAAGCGGATTTTTGACAAAGAGAACAATACGCTGATCTACATCAGCCACAGCCAGCAGGTGCAGGACGGGTCGGCCAAGATGTCGATGTCGACTGTGCCCCTGTTCCAGCCCGGCCAATAA
- the flhB gene encoding flagellar biosynthesis protein FlhB — protein sequence MSEEDKSSKTEEPTEKKLRDARKKGDVPQSRETGTAMLVFALLLILIFVLPSSIGGIVEALQGPLLEAGVTAIGTGGTGVVEAGQVLKSLGFTLGLAMMPVVGIMVLAALFGVLIQGETVVAAERIKPKISKLNPLSGFKRLFSAEAFVEFAKNTAKVLVIGFITVWAVRDIAQSLGQTQAFVPETLLDATLQKVRWIFLVTTTFLIPIAIADIIWKRAQWKKKQMMSLKEIRDEHKDSEGDPQIKGRRAELRRARARQRIAQAIPGASVVLTNPTHYAVALKYEQGVDDVPVCVAKGADVMAHRIRELAKEHDIPMIENRPLARALHAAVEVDDRIPMEHWQAVAEIIGFVMDLRRNVRRKPPAGSSIRED from the coding sequence ATGTCGGAAGAGGACAAGAGCAGTAAGACCGAAGAGCCGACGGAGAAAAAGCTCCGCGACGCGCGCAAGAAAGGCGACGTGCCCCAATCGCGTGAGACCGGCACGGCGATGCTGGTTTTTGCCTTGCTGCTGATCCTGATCTTCGTGCTACCCAGTTCGATTGGCGGCATTGTCGAGGCGCTGCAGGGCCCGCTGCTGGAGGCGGGTGTCACCGCCATCGGCACCGGCGGCACCGGGGTGGTCGAGGCGGGACAGGTGCTGAAATCGCTGGGCTTTACGCTCGGCCTGGCGATGATGCCGGTGGTGGGGATCATGGTGCTGGCGGCCCTCTTCGGCGTATTGATCCAAGGTGAGACCGTGGTCGCAGCCGAGCGGATCAAGCCGAAGATTTCCAAACTGAACCCGCTGTCGGGGTTCAAACGGCTCTTCTCAGCCGAAGCCTTTGTCGAATTCGCCAAGAACACGGCCAAGGTGCTGGTGATCGGCTTTATCACCGTCTGGGCTGTGCGGGATATTGCGCAGTCTCTGGGTCAGACGCAGGCCTTTGTGCCTGAGACTTTACTTGATGCCACTTTGCAAAAGGTGCGCTGGATTTTCCTTGTGACAACCACCTTCCTCATCCCCATTGCTATCGCCGACATCATTTGGAAACGCGCGCAGTGGAAGAAGAAGCAGATGATGAGCCTCAAGGAAATCCGCGACGAGCATAAGGACAGCGAGGGCGATCCGCAGATCAAGGGCCGCCGGGCCGAATTGCGCCGCGCACGCGCACGCCAGCGCATCGCGCAGGCGATCCCGGGCGCCAGCGTGGTCCTGACCAACCCGACCCATTACGCCGTGGCGCTGAAATATGAACAGGGCGTGGATGATGTGCCGGTCTGCGTGGCCAAGGGCGCCGATGTGATGGCGCATCGCATCCGCGAGCTGGCCAAGGAACACGACATCCCGATGATCGAAAACCGCCCGCTGGCCCGTGCGCTACATGCAGCGGTGGAAGTGGATGACCGTATCCCAATGGAACATTGGCAGGCGGTGGCCGAGATCATCGGCTTTGTCATGGATCTGCGCCGGAACGTCCGTCGCAAACCGCCTGCAGGGTCGTCGATCCGCGAGGATTAA
- a CDS encoding lytic transglycosylase domain-containing protein, giving the protein MRALWHMARAALLGAVLATPALAQGWGSFYEPSQKNAVTKTARTLAAKGGPEGVCIREILAAQTRHGIPDNLLLAIGLQEAGTRRNGHFTVWPYAVNAAGEGRLFDSRNAALDWIAERQASGIRSIDVGCMQINMRWHPDAFDSPAQGFDPRVNVDYAARFLKRLHRRTGSWMQAAGSYHSFEPEFRDTYLDRLQKNISAANARLPEFQALASASPVATRPRKATRSTSGSYDRMAAKATWGAQIGGAENARRSLYSAHEMQPVLPQFTTVHAEDAG; this is encoded by the coding sequence GTGAGAGCGCTTTGGCATATGGCCCGTGCGGCGCTGCTGGGGGCGGTGCTTGCCACCCCTGCCCTCGCCCAAGGCTGGGGGTCGTTCTATGAGCCATCGCAGAAAAACGCCGTGACCAAGACAGCCCGGACGCTGGCCGCCAAGGGCGGGCCCGAAGGCGTCTGCATCCGTGAAATTCTGGCGGCACAAACACGGCACGGCATCCCCGACAACCTGCTGCTGGCCATCGGCCTGCAAGAGGCAGGCACCCGGCGCAACGGACATTTCACGGTCTGGCCCTATGCGGTCAACGCGGCGGGGGAAGGGCGGCTGTTTGACAGCCGCAATGCCGCGCTGGATTGGATCGCCGAGCGGCAGGCGAGTGGCATCCGCTCCATTGACGTGGGCTGTATGCAGATCAACATGCGCTGGCACCCGGATGCGTTTGACAGTCCCGCCCAAGGGTTCGATCCGCGCGTAAACGTCGATTACGCCGCGCGTTTCCTCAAACGGCTGCACCGCCGCACGGGCAGTTGGATGCAGGCCGCCGGGTCGTATCACTCCTTTGAGCCTGAGTTCCGCGACACCTACCTCGACCGTCTGCAAAAGAACATCTCTGCCGCCAATGCGCGACTGCCGGAGTTTCAGGCGCTGGCCAGTGCCAGCCCCGTCGCCACGCGTCCGCGCAAGGCCACGCGCAGCACGTCGGGCAGCTATGACCGGATGGCGGCCAAGGCCACATGGGGCGCGCAGATCGGCGGGGCCGAGAACGCGCGCCGGTCGCTTTATTCAGCCCATGAGATGCAGCCCGTCCTGCCACAGTTCACCACCGTCCACGCGGAGGATGCGGGATGA
- a CDS encoding flagellar hook-basal body complex protein FliE, whose product MSDPASLISTAAVRGAYRTSQSLTGQKGEGIAEEAGASANSFTNMVQQASESALETVRGGEAVAQAGLRGEADTQQVVEAMLAMESTVKVAVSVRDRFVEAYQEILRMPI is encoded by the coding sequence ATGAGCGATCCTGCTTCTTTGATCTCAACCGCCGCCGTCCGGGGTGCCTACCGCACCTCGCAATCGCTGACGGGGCAAAAGGGCGAAGGCATCGCCGAGGAAGCCGGTGCCAGCGCCAATAGTTTCACCAATATGGTGCAACAGGCCTCCGAAAGCGCGTTGGAAACCGTGCGCGGTGGCGAGGCCGTGGCCCAGGCCGGGCTGCGCGGTGAGGCGGATACACAACAGGTAGTCGAAGCGATGCTGGCGATGGAGAGCACTGTGAAAGTGGCCGTGTCGGTGCGCGACCGCTTTGTCGAAGCCTATCAGGAAATTCTGCGGATGCCGATCTAG